The following coding sequences are from one Diospyros lotus cultivar Yz01 chromosome 7, ASM1463336v1, whole genome shotgun sequence window:
- the LOC127805561 gene encoding uncharacterized protein LOC127805561 — MGMKEAGSQRKLQLQELEELRLEAYENSRIYKEKTKAAHDKLIAKKEFNVGNKVFLYNSRLKLMPGKLHSRWVGPFVVTHVSPYGAVEIMDGLTTKKFTVNGQRLKHFYEGFTEHTVEELSLLDLPPT; from the coding sequence atGGGCATGAAAGAAGCTGGTTCCCAGCGGAAGCTTCAATTGCAAGAActtgaggaattgaggttaGAGGCATATGAGAACTCCAGGATCTACAAGGAAAAGACCAAAGCTGCACACGACAAATTGATTGCCAAGAAGGAGTTCAACGTTGGCAATAAAGTCTTCCTCTACAATTCACGCCTAAAGCTGATGCCTGGTAAGTTGCATTCTAGATGGGttggtccttttgtggttactcatgtttCTCCCTATGGTGCAGTTGAGATCATGGACGGGTTGACTACGAAGAAATTCACAGTTAATGGGCAGAGGCTTAAACATTTCTATGAGGGCTTTACAGAACACACAGTGGAGGAGCTATCTCTCTTGGACCTTCCTCCGACTTGA